The Apodemus sylvaticus chromosome 4, mApoSyl1.1, whole genome shotgun sequence nucleotide sequence TGGGAATGGGAGACAGGCGGCTCACCGTAATGATGCTGTGACTGTACTGCATCCCTCGATCCCAGGAGCCCAGCCGAACGCTCTGTTCCCAGAACTTGGAGCCCACGCAGGCCTCTGAAGCAAAGAGCATTGTGTTGGGGAACAAGCGGTGTGTCTCTCCTAAAGTAGCTTTGGCTGGAGCCAGGAAGTCCATATACCAGTGTACAGCAATGCCATGAACGTACTTAGCTGCCTCTGGGTCAGAGAGCACCTGCAccgagagaggggaggagcaatAGGGGAAGGGAGCCACTGACCACAGCCCTGCAGAGAGCTGTGACAAAGGAACTACGCGTCCTGAGAAATGGGTGGTAGGACCCAGCAACCGGAAGGCCTTACACTGGCAAGTGTGATTCATAGGCCCTGGAAGGCCAGAGCAGGCAGCGCCCTCGGCAACCAGCTCCAGCCTAGGGTGTTCCAGGAGTCACAAGCTGGAGCTGGGAAAATTCTTGCCATGCAGCTGAGTACCTCAGTCCTCCAGCACCCATGCAGGGCCTCGCACTGTCACAGCACCGGACAGGTAGAGTCGGTAATCCCCTGGGGCTCAGTGACTAGCAAACCTAGCCTAATCAGAGGGAGACTCTGtgtcaaaacccaaaacaaactggagagatggctcagcagttgagagcactgactgctcttccagaggtcctgagttcaaatcccagcaaccacatgatggctcacaaccatctgtaatgggatctgatgccctcttctggtgtgtctgaagacagctacagtgtatgtactcatataaataaaataaatcttttttttttttttttggtttttttgagacagggtttctctgtgtagctctggctgtcctggaactcaatctgtagaccaggctggcctcgaactcagaaatccgcctgcctctgcctcccaagtgctgggattacaggggtgcaccaccacgcccggctttaaaataaatcttaaaaaaaaacaaaaccgctgggggtggtggcacacgcctgtgatcccagcacttgggaggcagaggcaggcggatttctgagttggaggccagcctggtctacagactgagttccaggacaggcagggctacacagagaaaccctgtctcaaaacaaacaaacaaaaaaacaaaacaaagcaaaaaaaaaagtacacaaagTTCAGCTGTTCCTGATGAATTGTCAGATAAGGcccacacacacctacatgtACATAAAAGAGAAGTTGAGAGGCCAGGTGCGTAGGTGATGTTAGTCTCAGCACCTGAGAGACAAGAGGCAAGCAGATGTCCAGGAGTGCAATGCCAGCTTGGTCCATATCATTTCAGACCAACCAAATCTATCTAGTGAGATcccgtctcaaaaataaataagtagaagtcaggtgtggtgtatgcctataatcccagcctttATAAGTCAGGAGCATGCCCacgacttcaaggccagcctagtttatatagtaagaccctatttcaaCCTTGGCACCAGGGAAAGGACCCTAAAATTGTAGCCAGTCATTTTGGATGGTAGCTTTGGCGTCCCCTGGGACTCCCCGGGCGGTTCTAGAGCTTACGTACCACCTGTGCCCAGCGGGGTAGCAACAAGCGCTGGTCATCGAGCATGAGTAACTTCACGTCGTGAGAACTGTTGGTAAGCGCTGGCCCTAGGTCATGGGAAATGAAGTCTCTCTGGTGCTCGGGAGTGAAGCCCAGGCACTGGAAGGGGTACCCGGTGAAGAGCCCTGCAGAAGGTTCATTCTCCACTGTCACAGCCCAGAATTTTATGTTGTACATAGCATAAGCATCCAGGAACCTGGCAAGAGAGAAAGGGCACGAGCGATCAGGGCCAGGAGAATGGACCGATATATGGGCAACAGGTAAAACTGACAACCTGAAAGGCACGGAATGTTGAAAGATGAGGCAGAGGTAAATCTAGAAGTGGGGCAGGTCAAGGGGTATGGTGTAGATGAAGGTGTCCACGGGAGGTTGGTCCAGACCCCACGGCCCCGATGGATGATCCCTTACTTGACAAAGTAATTGGCCCAGGTCTGGTGATAGATATCCCCTGGTTGGCCCTTGAGTGACCCCTTCCCATTCACTGCCCCGTTGGTCTTGAGCCAAGTAGGTGATGTCCAGGGACTGGCAAAGAGTGAAATGGGGCGTGGGGACATCTTCAGGGCTCGGTGAATCAGGGGTATCTGGAGACAAACAGTGAAGAGAGAGACacccagagctggatctcataCTAGTTCAACCAGTGCATCAGGTCCAGCCATCAGCCCCCACCCTCTTACCCCAAGTCAAATAGGCTACAGAATGTTCCACATTGCTCTAGAGACAGCTCTAACCTGGACCTTCCCGGCCCCAAGACAGCAATACCGATAGGGCAGAAGCCACTAGAATGCCCACCTTGAGCTTGGTATCTTCCTCCGGGAGGCTGAAGTTGGCTAACTGGAAGTCATTAGGGGTGTCAGCATAGGTGTAGACACGGATGGAGAAGTCACAACTGGCCATGGGCACCCGGATGATGTTATATTCAATTCCTGCAGGAAACGATGGCCAAGATAGGGAAATCTGAATCAACGGAAGAGTGGGGAGCCAGGTGTCTTAACAtcacgcctataatcccattcctcctgaGGCGGAGGCAGCCAGACCGATGGgagcaggccagcctgggctacagggtaagaccctgtctcaaaataggataaaataaaataatataataagcTAAGTATGAAAATTGGCTTTAATCAGTTGTTAGGTCTCAATGGAGTCTCATTCAGAGCCAGGGTCTAGGTGTGGAATTGTGGAGCCCAGAACCTGAGGGAAACAGAAGCCCCTTCTGAGCACGTGTCTCCTGAGCACTTAGAATGTTGGACAGGTGATCTTATTTCTGTGATCTCGGTGTTGCACCGAGTCAGGAAGCAACGGCCTGGTACacttggtggcacatgcttgtaatcccagcacttagaaaatGAAGTCAGAGCaggggcggtagtggcacactcctttaatcccagcactctgggaggccgaggcaggtggatttctgagtttgaggccagcctggtctacagagtgagttccaggacagccagggctacacagagaaatcctgtctcaaaataataacaacaacaaaaagaaagaaagaaagaaagaaagaaagaaagaaagaaagaaagaaagaaagaaagaaagaaagaaagaaagaaagaaagaaagaaaaagaaaatgaagtcagaAAAACTAAGGGTTCGAGGCTAGTCATGGCTACAGTGATGGAGGGAACCTGAGCTACAGAaagtaagggagggaggggacaaaGGGAAAGAGCAAAAACTGAGAGGcaggctggggatgcagctcaggcAGCAGACCGCTTGCCACGGGCGCACGAAGCTCCAGCACGGTGTAAACTGGGTTGGCCaacacacacctgtaactccagcactcaggagatgagggtcaggaggatcagaagtcagTCATCACTGACTACATAGCAGACTTGAGTCTTTCGAAGCCCACTCAAAGAGGgatagagaagagaggggagaagaacTGGAAGGGAGGCAAGTGTCAGGGGAAATATGGAAGCAAGAGCAACCAGGCTGGcaggacagctcagtgggtagggtCCCTGCAGACCTGACTGGAGCCCATGATCCCTATGGTGGACAAGGGATACCCAAAAtcaagagataataataaaatgtaataaaaataaaataaaataaagtcagtgTGTAAAAAAGGGCAGAAATTATAGTATCCCATCTTGCTCTGCCCTTCCTCACCCTCAGCAGAGAAGTAGGATCTGAGCAGCAGTTTCTGAGTTGGTGGGGACAAGGCCAGGATGTTGAGCGCAGTGGCGTCTGTCATGGCCCCTCCAAATCCCTTCACCTTCTGGAACTTCTCTTCTGGCTGCAACGTGAGTAGTAACCCTGGGGAAAGAGGGGAaactcagagtccagaagaggacatgcCAGTCACCGGTGTGACTTTGGGTCCAGGCTTAGGAGGACAGATAAAAGTGGCTACCTGTGCCGGTGCGGTTGGCCTGGATGGAGCCAACACTCAGTTCCATCCGACGTCCACTTCGCGTACTCTCAAAACGGCTGAAGGTCCCCAGGGCCGGCAAGGTCAGTGGGTCAAGAGAGTCACAGTAGGTCGCATTGCAGACACAGACCACTGAGCTGTAGCCAAAGCTTTTGGGGATGCAGGGTTGGGCACCTAGAAGGCAGGGCACAAGCAGAGGCAAGCATCGGAGTGGGTTTATGGGGGAGTGGGCATGGTGGGTACAGAGACTGAATGaccatttaaaaaaggaaaaatccctCCACTGAACTCCCAGCCCAACGATGTCTCGGGCGCTCTAAAGGAGTCACAGAGTCCCTACTGAAAGTCCACCACCACCATGGAAGACTCCCAGAGGACTGCGGGGCAGGGGACACCTTCCTGCAGCCATCCCTGTCCTTGACTCACCGTATGCCCAAGACACTGCCTGAAATAGGAAGAATCCTATGAGCCTGACAGCCATGACAGACGCCCGCACGCTTCTgagaagaaaatggggaagaaagaCTTATTCTAATGTAAGTCTCCCTCTACCCTGCAACCACTCTCCTGGCCAGAGTCCAGCTGCCTGTAGATGCCCAAGCAGAGGCTCCCGCCTTTATTAGTGATCAGACAATGCCCCTATATAGACACCAGAGCTGTCTTGCATTCATTCTGCTAGGGAGTTTGCTTCCCACGCCAAAGAGGACTTCTTCACTCTTTTCCCCCATCGATTTCAACCTTCAGCCCTCCCTCCATCTATGCCTTACTCAAAGAGCCATGATGCCctgaattaaacaaacaaacaaacaaacaaacaaaacaaaacaaaacctgaactCACTGAATTCCATAATCTGGATGGGCAGAATTCCACAAGCAAGATTGACAAGGCAAATTGTAACCCTGCCTGCTTACCTTTCCAGAGGATCTTGGAAACTTGAGCTACTCAGGATCAGTGAAAGAGAAGATTGTGGGAGTTTCAGAGCCTTGGAGGGATACAAGATCTACTAAATAAAACAAGGATATAAGCAGATATCATATCTATTGGAACCGGACTAGCACAGCAAGTTCATTCCGGCTTAAAGGGGGAGGACAAAATCACATGATGACTAAGCCGGTCACGTGATGCAGGAAGTGAAGCAATCGAAGCCATATTTGTAATGGGCAGTTGGGCTCTTCCAGGCTGTTCATTCATTGCCTGTGAAATTTTGGGAGGCCTAAAGGATGACAGCTTTAGGAAGATAATTCTAACAAGGATTGTATGGACAGCTGAGTAGATGCTCCTCAATCCAAGACAGAGAGGACTTCTAGCCTGTAAGGGCCActgtattcacatgcacataccgacacacatttatacataatttaaaaataagaacaaacttttaaaaaacccacatacagccTGAAGGTGGGGGCGCAAGCCTTTACatcaggcagatccctgtgagttcaaggtcagcctagtctacagagcaatttccaggataaccagggctgttacacagagaaaccgtgtctagaaaaacaacaacaaccccccacatacacacaatctctGCCCTAAAGAGACCAGTGAGACGGATGAGTCAGACACACATGAGTTACAGATGAAGACAGATAGAAATGTTGACAAGTACACTTACAAGATTTCTTGAGAGTTTCCTCTCAGGGGACCCTTCATagaggagcaggagaggaggTGCGGTGAAGTGCAGGGAACTGCTGTTGGCTCTGGAGAGCAGGACTGAGGGAGGGAGTTGTCCCCACTGGCCCTTTCTGGGTTCCCTTGTTTCATCATCAGATGCAGGCTGGAAAGCTATTCATCCTCCTTACAAGGAACTGGAAAATGCTGTCTATCTTTGGTGGACACAAGGAGAGTGCTCTCCTCCAGGGTCCTTTGTGATCCGCATCAAATAGGATTTATTGGCAGTGACACATACAACATGATCTGACTAATTCCAGGTCTCTAAGCCTGTTTCCACACTTGCCCAACACAGACACTAGCACAATCGCACAGGAGCATTACTAGAGTTAGCAAGATAAGCCAAGGGAAGCATGTAATTAGACACTAGGAGCTTTATGCTCGCTGAAAGAGGCTTTTGTGTTCTTATTAGGAACACAATGGCATCTTTAccacatacacattttaaaaaaattgattagTTATCTTCTTCTTCAGTTCTGGCTTCTTCTGCATTGATTTGAATCCTTGCGACTCAATCATGTACTGTTTGGTTGTCTTGTCAAGAATCAGTAAGCCAGTTCCTCTAAGCCTGCTTCTCGTCCATAAAAGAGGAGGAACCAACCAAGCCGCCTCCTATGGCTGTTATGAGATGGAAGAGTAGCTAGGTACGGTTATGATTGTGCTGCACACCAACTATTGCAACCAGGCAGGCCTGTGTTTATGAGGGAAGCCTTCAGGGAAACATTTGACTTTTGTAGCCAGCCTCAAAGCCTTCCTGTACCTATTATAGCGCTGGGATAAGCGCCAAGTTGTCACAGTAAACTGAACTACTGGATGACTGCGGCTGTCTGTATCCACCCTCCTTAGACTTCCTGATTTCCAGGAAGTGTTGCCCAAGACATGTCTATTTCATTCATCCA carries:
- the Gba1 gene encoding lysosomal acid glucosylceramidase: MAVRLIGFFLFQAVSWAYGAQPCIPKSFGYSSVVCVCNATYCDSLDPLTLPALGTFSRFESTRSGRRMELSVGSIQANRTGTGLLLTLQPEEKFQKVKGFGGAMTDATALNILALSPPTQKLLLRSYFSAEGIEYNIIRVPMASCDFSIRVYTYADTPNDFQLANFSLPEEDTKLKIPLIHRALKMSPRPISLFASPWTSPTWLKTNGAVNGKGSLKGQPGDIYHQTWANYFVKFLDAYAMYNIKFWAVTVENEPSAGLFTGYPFQCLGFTPEHQRDFISHDLGPALTNSSHDVKLLMLDDQRLLLPRWAQVVLSDPEAAKYVHGIAVHWYMDFLAPAKATLGETHRLFPNTMLFASEACVGSKFWEQSVRLGSWDRGMQYSHSIITNLLYHVTGWTDWNLALNPEGGPNWVRNFVDSPIIVDIPKDTFYKQPMFYHLGHFSKFIPEGSQRVGLVASEKSDLETVALLRPDGSAVVVVLNRSSKDVPLTISDPDLGFLETISPGYSIHTYLWRRQ